In the Gammaproteobacteria bacterium genome, one interval contains:
- a CDS encoding sodium:calcium antiporter — translation MNLSAWPLAAVVALFLAGAVVIAIAGTRITRLADRLADVTGIGEAIFGAVLLGGTTSLPGIVTSVTTAWQGHPELAVSNAVGGIAAQTAFLAIADITYRRANLEHAAASLENLMQGALLVTLLTLPLLAMGGPEVTLLGIHPASVLLLAGYAFGLRLTYQTRATPQWLPRHTRETRVDTGAEGKGEDDRGVVRLWLAFGGLALALVLAGYVVAQTGLALAARTGLSETAVGALFTAVATSLPELITVMAAVRQGALTLAVGDIIGGNSFDVLFLAFSDAAYRQGSLYYAMGDMQVFIIAASQAMTGILLLGLLRREKSGIANIGFESFLVLVFYGTGVVILLAV, via the coding sequence GTGAACCTGTCGGCCTGGCCCCTGGCCGCCGTGGTGGCCCTGTTCCTGGCGGGGGCAGTGGTCATCGCCATCGCCGGTACCCGCATCACCCGGCTCGCCGATCGCCTCGCCGATGTCACGGGCATCGGGGAGGCCATCTTCGGGGCGGTGCTGCTGGGTGGCACCACTTCCCTGCCGGGCATCGTCACCTCGGTGACCACCGCCTGGCAGGGCCATCCGGAGCTGGCGGTGAGCAATGCCGTGGGCGGCATCGCCGCCCAGACTGCGTTCCTCGCCATCGCCGACATCACCTACCGCCGGGCCAATCTGGAGCATGCCGCCGCCTCCCTGGAGAACCTGATGCAGGGCGCCCTGTTGGTGACCCTGCTCACGCTCCCCCTGCTGGCCATGGGCGGGCCCGAGGTGACCCTGCTGGGGATCCACCCGGCGTCGGTGTTGCTACTGGCCGGTTACGCCTTCGGTCTGCGCCTCACCTATCAGACTCGCGCCACGCCCCAGTGGCTGCCCCGGCACACCCGCGAGACCCGTGTCGACACGGGGGCGGAAGGGAAGGGTGAGGATGACCGTGGTGTGGTGCGGTTGTGGCTCGCCTTCGGAGGCCTGGCACTGGCGTTGGTGCTGGCGGGCTACGTGGTGGCCCAGACGGGTCTCGCCCTGGCCGCCCGCACCGGCCTGTCGGAGACGGCGGTGGGCGCCCTGTTCACGGCGGTGGCCACCTCGCTGCCCGAACTCATCACCGTGATGGCGGCGGTACGCCAGGGCGCCCTGACCCTGGCCGTGGGTGACATCATCGGCGGCAACAGCTTCGACGTGCTGTTCCTGGCCTTCTCCGACGCCGCCTATCGCCAGGGCTCCCTGTACTATGCCATGGGGGACATGCAGGTGTTCATCATCGCGGCGAGCCAGGCCATGACGGGGATCCTGCTGCTGGGCCTGTTGCGGCGCGAGAAGAGCGGCATCGCCAACATCGGCTTCGAGAGCTTCCTGGTGCTGGTGTTCTACGGCACCGGCGTGGTCATCCTGCTGGCCGTGTGA